From a region of the Macrobrachium nipponense isolate FS-2020 chromosome 3, ASM1510439v2, whole genome shotgun sequence genome:
- the LOC135221803 gene encoding uncharacterized protein LOC135221803 isoform X3 — MEKTSSNNVEVVMKLVRCEWAPSLVVEWLCGELEERGIPGPTYAHTLLSLLHHHYCPHPAPPTPISTTCSSNTSGRYHHPLSRRHLDDFDLRDLDLDDLLGHTPHPDADLPEITSFTAQQRGGSRRARKRYKVRQKQRVLTSEQLQKVAAIQCLMSASDERYDLERLVEELCTRLKTAAENKHHNVANSNAACGNKEKVNDLVDSQESCNESEEYASSSTPEEQAEKYYAAFPPLSGSCKENCTHEEVWRSGDALCSCVWEVRKSASVAAIASKMPRAFRKKCREKEKRKDVEAKPEGNESSEGSRRHHVPFTWHAASKHKEALLSESYDTDSASDAERVVERRRKRFTGPLLDEDIGEGYIGDTSSRESSEDRDKGDQEFDKVKDDRHDKGSGVPSSGKVKNNQEEWECMGDFLVKASDTEGNKLQGSSGNRLFERGSTSGGTSGSSSDVETFAISGPDQDLESLRQLERKISDSVAQVWGQAGESLGHGRGEHVWDPPAMQELAFYTTIWGYEVPDQYVAKESVPNDHNITEVIQDEMSSTSNKWQQKQIWEPSSSVIQDDSLLCGITNQKSPSNLREESDSNALFDLNSCLEKSVWSDCNANDISRGEGSFISCRGDNINPVISHKNDDYCTSTGEIEGTLCNSYMKLGLENLWENTLGLESIFADLSLSNGNLEFMPEDQSCEEVQNNNNITNNNSNQTDSEHEKMVAIVEDVCKSYESQEEEHAPNTSLLKQLPSGPSGPQADLRHTENSGFSMVIPRGKSAELRNSVEHLSEKLHLNLEGGTNHGAVAGNVDELPPGQEEENLLTSPRTHFRPIRQESLGSTADDHYEDGTMFVINSERPDLPFQRTSSGALFLESDLLEGSPKKYMVYKEPPPKIVQTEDDQEVNPNESIPAIALVPKFKVVNNEKFCQTEEESVTNIQSFCKPKEDLAHENLCFTDHFTCDDDQDPDVFEFQHQDFPDAGGNLANIWKNNPRVSEAPHPRNIWQVQVDSEPDAWSQINDVEHSCVAASDGAWIERENEGATGWINDNFPVPVEIDCHKKSGAVVIPTSLASLWHHHSPPSSPSNPASINNLEALWAGFKPPYNEDTGPDNGRSKMYVITNPTTYIPGKLQESCQLISSLSEIGPWKQLSSVNDVGRSDKLCREKSIFNSQHIQLRETQEDSRNACIGPVSENPAVCNKLRLEVDREADELLGAVHAQTVSDATQLFINPAVFGSSCEGLQENPSPRPLHERMKKSAQFNNCTRREMVFSSNFVNVKEREGEREDLDDLAPGWEFNDGFEWEHQPHAADEDEELGDVGDDDDGEGGEILVYESADGTTYTIPVEYLDDSLYDQIFGTNPSDNQVLGGSLPDLPSGHPSKIHFSCELEEEWKKSGIPYKVQLPRKPRPGRWLPPSRRPCTFFMEGSCRRSDCKFSHDLASITCRFWEEGSCLKGITCPFLHGYPLRRRRNKSEGAAVHNVGEKLDHHGSSFEIDSEMDFPTLGSSCESKAGFAEERSCGSSGSVNTSHYTTTKKKKRKFITITKNVLGQVRSVEAERALRRRLPTRRERRRRHTEAVSSTADASSTTTTEAPSTKQRNPNSRRKAERHRASASGHDDGTVSDY, encoded by the exons TTGTTATGAAGCTTGTGCGCTGTGAGTGGGCACCATCATTGGTGGTGGAGTGGTTGTGTGGGGAACTGGAGGAGCGAGGAATCCCTGGCCCTACATATGCACACACGCTACTCTCCCTTCTCCACCACCACTATTGTCCCCATCCTGCTCCTCCAACACCCATTTCTACCACCTGCTCTTCCAATACTTCTGGTCGCTACCATCATCCGCTCTCTCGCCGACACCTTGATGACTTCGACTTACGCGACCTGGACCTGGATGACCTGCTAGGTCACACTCCACACCCAGACGCCGATCTTCCAGAAATTACCTCCTTTACTGCACAGCAG CGTGGTGGAAGTCGCCGTGCTCGTAAACGTTATAAGGTTCGCCAAAAACAGCGTGTGCTAACCTCGGAGCAACTGCAGAAGGTGGCAGCCATCCAGTGCCTCATGTCTGCTTCTGATGAG CGTTATGACTTAGAGAGGCTGGTGGAAGAACTTTGTACACGTCTGAAAACAGCTGCCGAGAACAAGCACCATAATGTGGCTAATAGTAATGCTGCATGTGGCAATAAAGAAAAAGTTAACGACCTTGTAGACTCGCAAGAAAGCTGCAACGAATCAGAGGAGTATGCATCTTCATCTACACCAGAGGAACAGGCTGAAAA GTATTATGCAGCCTTTCCACCTCTAAGTGGGTCGTGCAAGGAGAATTGCACCCATGAGGAGGTCTGGAGGTCTGGGGATGCTCTGTGTTCTTGTGTCTGGGAAGTTCGTAAGTCAGCATCTGTTGCAGCCATTGCTTCAAAGATGCCAAGGGCTTTTCGAAAGAAGTGTCgtgagaaggagaagagaaaagatGTGGAAGCTAAACCAGAGGGGAATGAGAGTTCAGAAGGCAGCCGAAGGCATCATGTTCCTTTTACTTGGCATGCAGCGTCAAAACATAAAGAAGCTTTGCTGAGTGAAAGTTATGATACTGATAGTGCCTCAGATGCTGAGAGAGTTGTTGAAAGACGACGTAAGAGATTTACAGGGCCACTGTTAGATGAAGATATAGGCGAAGGTTACATTGGTGATACTAGCTCACGCGAGAGTTCAGAGGATCGTGACAAGGGTGACCAAGAGTTTGACAAGGTAAAAGATGACCGACATGATAAAGGTTCAGGGGTACCTTCGTCTGGGAAAGTCAAGAATAACCAAGAGGAATGGGAATGTATGGGAGATTTTCTTGTGAAGGCCAGTGATACAGAGGGAAATAAATTGCAAGGAAGTAGTGGCAATAGATTGTTTGAAAGGGGCAGTACCTCTGGTGGGACAAGCGGCTCTAGTAGTGATGTGGAGACATTTGCTATTTCTGGTCCTGACCAGGACCTTGAAAGTCTGCGGCAATTAGAGAGAAAGATTTCAGACTCTGTAGCTCAAGTTTGGGGGCAAGCTGGTGAATCTCTTGGTCATGGTCGAGGAGAACATGTTTGGGATCCTCCTGCTATGCAAGAACTTGCATTTTACACAACAATATGGGGATATGAAGTTCCTGACCAGTATGTTGCCAAGGAGTCTGTGCCCAACGATCATAACATTACTGAAGTTATTCAAGATGAAATGTCTTCCACTAGCAATAAGTGGCAGCAGAAACAGATATGGGAACCTTCCAGCAGTGTTATTCAGGATGATTCCCTTTTATGTGGCATTACAAATCAAAAATCCCCAAGTAATTTAAGGGAAGAGAGTGATTCTAATGCCCTCTTTGATCTAAACAGCTGCTTAGAAAAATCAGTTTGGTCAGATTGTAATGCTAATGATATTTCAAGAGGTGAGGGCTCATTTATATCATGCAGGGGAGATAATATCAATCCGGTTATTTCACACAAAAATGATGATTATTGCACATCAACAGGTGAAATTGAGGGAACTTTATGTAATTCTTACATGAAATTAGGTTTAGAAAATCTGTGGGAAAATACATTAGGCTTGGAAAGTATTTTTGCTGATTTAAGTTTAAGTAATGGCAATTTAGAGTTTATGCCAGAAGATCAGAGTTGTGAAGAAgttcaaaacaataataatatcactaaTAACAACAGTAATCAGACAGATTCAGAGCATGAGAAGATGGTGGCTATAGTTGAAGATGTATGTAAGAGCTATGAATCCCAAGAGGAGGAGCATGCTCCAAACACATCCCTCCTCAAGCAGTTACCATCAGGACCTAGTGGGCCACAGGCTGATCTCAGGCACACAGAAAATAGTGGGTTTTCAATGGTCATTCCAAGGGGTAAAAGTGCTGAGCTACGTAATTCCGTGGAACATCTGTCTGAAAAATTACACTTAAATCTAGAAGGTGGTACTAATCATGGAGCAGTAGCTGGGAATGTGGATGAACTGCCCCCAGGCCAAGAGGAGGAAAATTTATTGACGTCACCACGCACACACTTCCGACCCATTCGACAAGAAAGCCTTGGTAGTACTGCTGATGATCATTATGAAGACGGTACCATGTTTGTTATTAATTCTGAACGTCCAGACTTGCCGTTTCAGCGAACAAGTAGTGGGGCTTTGTTTTTGGAAAGTGATCTTCTTGAAGGTTCACCAAAGAAATATATGGTTTATAAAGAACCACCTCCAAAAATTGTTCAAACTGAAGATGACCAAGAAGTGAATCCCAATGAAAGTATTCCTGCTATTGCTCTAGTTCCAAAGTTTAAAGTTGTTAACAACGAAAAGTTTTGTCAgactgaagaggaaagtgtgacaaaTATACAATCATTTTGTAAACCTAAGGAGGATTTAGCTCATGAGAATTTGTGTTTCACTGATCATTTTACTTGTGATGATGATCAGGATCCTGATGTTTTTGAATTCCAGCACCAAGATTTCCCTGATGCAGGAGGCAACTTGGCAAACATATGGAAGAATAATCCTAGGGTGTCAGAGGCTCCTCATCCTCGTAATATATGGCAAGTACAAGTTGATAGTGAACCAGATGCTTGGTCACAAATTAATGATGTTGAGCACAGTTGTGTTGCTGCGTCAGATGGAGCCTggatagaaagagagaatgaaggaGCCACTGGATGGATTAATGATAATTTTCCTGTACCTGTAGAAATAGATTGTCATAAAAAGTCAGGAGCTGTTGTAATACCAACATCATTAGCATCATTATGGCATCATCATAGTCCCCCATCATCCCCATCAAATCCAGCATCTATTAACAATCTTGAAGCTCTTTGGGCTGGCTTTAAACCCCCGTACAATGAGGATACTGGACCTGACAATGGTCGTAGCAAAATGTATGTTATCACAAATCCAACTACATACATCCCAGGTAAACTTCAAGAAAGTTGTCAATTGATATCCTCTTTATCTGAAATAGGCCCTTGGAAGCAGCTTTCGTCTGTAAATGATGTTGGCAGAAGTGACAAGCTATGTAGAGAAAAGTCCATTTTTAATAGCCAACATATCCAACTGAGAGAGACTCAAGAGGACAGTAG AAATGCGTGCATAGGCCCAGTCAGTGAAAATCCAGCTGTTTGTAATAAATTACGACTTGAAGTTGATCGCGAAGCAGATGAATTACTAGGAGCAGTTCATGCTCAGACTGTCAGTGATGCAACACAGCTCTTTATTAATCCAGCTGTTTTTGGAAGTTCATGTGAGGGTCTTCAAGAAAACCCTTCACCTAGGCCTCTGCATGAGCGAATGAAAAAGAGTGCTCAGTTTAATAATTGTACAAGGAGAGAGATGGTCTTCAGTAGTAACTTTGTCAATGTTAAGGAAAGGGAAGGTGAACGTGAAGATTTAGATGATCTAGCACCTGGGTGGGAATTTAATGATGGATTTGAATGGGAGCACCAACCACATGCTGCAGATGAAGATGAG GAACTTGGAgatgttggtgatgatgatgatggagaggGTGGAGAAATCCTCGTTTATGAATCTGCTGATGGTACAACATACACTATCCCTGTGGAATACCTAGATGATTCCTTGTATGATCAGATCTTTGGAACAAATCCTTCTGATAATCAAGTTTTGGGTGGCTCACTTCCTGATCTTCCATCTGGACACCCTTctaaaatacatttttcatgtgaattagaagaagaatggaagaagaGTGGCATTCCCTACAAG GTTCAGTTGCCACGAAAACCAAGACCAGGAAGATGGTTACCTCCTTCACGCCGCCCTTGCACATTCTTCATGGAGGGAAGCTGCCGTCGAAGTGACTGCAAATTCTCCCACGACTTGGCATCCATCACCTGCAGGTTCTGGGAAGAGGGCTCTTGCCTGAAGGGCATCACCTGCCCCTTCCTGCACGGTTACCCCCT GCGACGCCGTCGTAATAAGAGTGAAGGTGCAGCCGTGCACAATGTTGGAGAAAAGTTAGACCATCATGGCTCATCCTTTGAAATTGATTCTGAAATGGATTTTCCTACGCTAGGGTCATCATGTGAAAGCAAA
- the LOC135221803 gene encoding uncharacterized protein LOC135221803 isoform X5 yields the protein MKLVRCEWAPSLVVEWLCGELEERGIPGPTYAHTLLSLLHHHYCPHPAPPTPISTTCSSNTSGRYHHPLSRRHLDDFDLRDLDLDDLLGHTPHPDADLPEITSFTAQQRGGSRRARKRYKVRQKQRVLTSEQLQKVAAIQCLMSASDERYDLERLVEELCTRLKTAAENKHHNVANSNAACGNKEKVNDLVDSQESCNESEEYASSSTPEEQAEKYYAAFPPLSGSCKENCTHEEVWRSGDALCSCVWEVRKSASVAAIASKMPRAFRKKCREKEKRKDVEAKPEGNESSEGSRRHHVPFTWHAASKHKEALLSESYDTDSASDAERVVERRRKRFTGPLLDEDIGEGYIGDTSSRESSEDRDKGDQEFDKVKDDRHDKGSGVPSSGKVKNNQEEWECMGDFLVKASDTEGNKLQGSSGNRLFERGSTSGGTSGSSSDVETFAISGPDQDLESLRQLERKISDSVAQVWGQAGESLGHGRGEHVWDPPAMQELAFYTTIWGYEVPDQYVAKESVPNDHNITEVIQDEMSSTSNKWQQKQIWEPSSSVIQDDSLLCGITNQKSPSNLREESDSNALFDLNSCLEKSVWSDCNANDISRGEGSFISCRGDNINPVISHKNDDYCTSTGEIEGTLCNSYMKLGLENLWENTLGLESIFADLSLSNGNLEFMPEDQSCEEVQNNNNITNNNSNQTDSEHEKMVAIVEDVCKSYESQEEEHAPNTSLLKQLPSGPSGPQADLRHTENSGFSMVIPRGKSAELRNSVEHLSEKLHLNLEGGTNHGAVAGNVDELPPGQEEENLLTSPRTHFRPIRQESLGSTADDHYEDGTMFVINSERPDLPFQRTSSGALFLESDLLEGSPKKYMVYKEPPPKIVQTEDDQEVNPNESIPAIALVPKFKVVNNEKFCQTEEESVTNIQSFCKPKEDLAHENLCFTDHFTCDDDQDPDVFEFQHQDFPDAGGNLANIWKNNPRVSEAPHPRNIWQVQVDSEPDAWSQINDVEHSCVAASDGAWIERENEGATGWINDNFPVPVEIDCHKKSGAVVIPTSLASLWHHHSPPSSPSNPASINNLEALWAGFKPPYNEDTGPDNGRSKMYVITNPTTYIPGKLQESCQLISSLSEIGPWKQLSSVNDVGRSDKLCREKSIFNSQHIQLRETQEDSRNACIGPVSENPAVCNKLRLEVDREADELLGAVHAQTVSDATQLFINPAVFGSSCEGLQENPSPRPLHERMKKSAQFNNCTRREMVFSSNFVNVKEREGEREDLDDLAPGWEFNDGFEWEHQPHAADEDEELGDVGDDDDGEGGEILVYESADGTTYTIPVEYLDDSLYDQIFGTNPSDNQVLGGSLPDLPSGHPSKIHFSCELEEEWKKSGIPYKVQLPRKPRPGRWLPPSRRPCTFFMEGSCRRSDCKFSHDLASITCRFWEEGSCLKGITCPFLHGYPLRRRRNKSEGAAVHNVGEKLDHHGSSFEIDSEMDFPTLGSSCESKAGFAEERSCGSSGSVNTSHYTTTKKKKRKFITITKNVLGQVRSVEAERALRRRLPTRRERRRRHTEAVSSTADASSTTTTEAPSTKQRNPNSRRKAERHRASASGHDDGTVSDY from the exons ATGAAGCTTGTGCGCTGTGAGTGGGCACCATCATTGGTGGTGGAGTGGTTGTGTGGGGAACTGGAGGAGCGAGGAATCCCTGGCCCTACATATGCACACACGCTACTCTCCCTTCTCCACCACCACTATTGTCCCCATCCTGCTCCTCCAACACCCATTTCTACCACCTGCTCTTCCAATACTTCTGGTCGCTACCATCATCCGCTCTCTCGCCGACACCTTGATGACTTCGACTTACGCGACCTGGACCTGGATGACCTGCTAGGTCACACTCCACACCCAGACGCCGATCTTCCAGAAATTACCTCCTTTACTGCACAGCAG CGTGGTGGAAGTCGCCGTGCTCGTAAACGTTATAAGGTTCGCCAAAAACAGCGTGTGCTAACCTCGGAGCAACTGCAGAAGGTGGCAGCCATCCAGTGCCTCATGTCTGCTTCTGATGAG CGTTATGACTTAGAGAGGCTGGTGGAAGAACTTTGTACACGTCTGAAAACAGCTGCCGAGAACAAGCACCATAATGTGGCTAATAGTAATGCTGCATGTGGCAATAAAGAAAAAGTTAACGACCTTGTAGACTCGCAAGAAAGCTGCAACGAATCAGAGGAGTATGCATCTTCATCTACACCAGAGGAACAGGCTGAAAA GTATTATGCAGCCTTTCCACCTCTAAGTGGGTCGTGCAAGGAGAATTGCACCCATGAGGAGGTCTGGAGGTCTGGGGATGCTCTGTGTTCTTGTGTCTGGGAAGTTCGTAAGTCAGCATCTGTTGCAGCCATTGCTTCAAAGATGCCAAGGGCTTTTCGAAAGAAGTGTCgtgagaaggagaagagaaaagatGTGGAAGCTAAACCAGAGGGGAATGAGAGTTCAGAAGGCAGCCGAAGGCATCATGTTCCTTTTACTTGGCATGCAGCGTCAAAACATAAAGAAGCTTTGCTGAGTGAAAGTTATGATACTGATAGTGCCTCAGATGCTGAGAGAGTTGTTGAAAGACGACGTAAGAGATTTACAGGGCCACTGTTAGATGAAGATATAGGCGAAGGTTACATTGGTGATACTAGCTCACGCGAGAGTTCAGAGGATCGTGACAAGGGTGACCAAGAGTTTGACAAGGTAAAAGATGACCGACATGATAAAGGTTCAGGGGTACCTTCGTCTGGGAAAGTCAAGAATAACCAAGAGGAATGGGAATGTATGGGAGATTTTCTTGTGAAGGCCAGTGATACAGAGGGAAATAAATTGCAAGGAAGTAGTGGCAATAGATTGTTTGAAAGGGGCAGTACCTCTGGTGGGACAAGCGGCTCTAGTAGTGATGTGGAGACATTTGCTATTTCTGGTCCTGACCAGGACCTTGAAAGTCTGCGGCAATTAGAGAGAAAGATTTCAGACTCTGTAGCTCAAGTTTGGGGGCAAGCTGGTGAATCTCTTGGTCATGGTCGAGGAGAACATGTTTGGGATCCTCCTGCTATGCAAGAACTTGCATTTTACACAACAATATGGGGATATGAAGTTCCTGACCAGTATGTTGCCAAGGAGTCTGTGCCCAACGATCATAACATTACTGAAGTTATTCAAGATGAAATGTCTTCCACTAGCAATAAGTGGCAGCAGAAACAGATATGGGAACCTTCCAGCAGTGTTATTCAGGATGATTCCCTTTTATGTGGCATTACAAATCAAAAATCCCCAAGTAATTTAAGGGAAGAGAGTGATTCTAATGCCCTCTTTGATCTAAACAGCTGCTTAGAAAAATCAGTTTGGTCAGATTGTAATGCTAATGATATTTCAAGAGGTGAGGGCTCATTTATATCATGCAGGGGAGATAATATCAATCCGGTTATTTCACACAAAAATGATGATTATTGCACATCAACAGGTGAAATTGAGGGAACTTTATGTAATTCTTACATGAAATTAGGTTTAGAAAATCTGTGGGAAAATACATTAGGCTTGGAAAGTATTTTTGCTGATTTAAGTTTAAGTAATGGCAATTTAGAGTTTATGCCAGAAGATCAGAGTTGTGAAGAAgttcaaaacaataataatatcactaaTAACAACAGTAATCAGACAGATTCAGAGCATGAGAAGATGGTGGCTATAGTTGAAGATGTATGTAAGAGCTATGAATCCCAAGAGGAGGAGCATGCTCCAAACACATCCCTCCTCAAGCAGTTACCATCAGGACCTAGTGGGCCACAGGCTGATCTCAGGCACACAGAAAATAGTGGGTTTTCAATGGTCATTCCAAGGGGTAAAAGTGCTGAGCTACGTAATTCCGTGGAACATCTGTCTGAAAAATTACACTTAAATCTAGAAGGTGGTACTAATCATGGAGCAGTAGCTGGGAATGTGGATGAACTGCCCCCAGGCCAAGAGGAGGAAAATTTATTGACGTCACCACGCACACACTTCCGACCCATTCGACAAGAAAGCCTTGGTAGTACTGCTGATGATCATTATGAAGACGGTACCATGTTTGTTATTAATTCTGAACGTCCAGACTTGCCGTTTCAGCGAACAAGTAGTGGGGCTTTGTTTTTGGAAAGTGATCTTCTTGAAGGTTCACCAAAGAAATATATGGTTTATAAAGAACCACCTCCAAAAATTGTTCAAACTGAAGATGACCAAGAAGTGAATCCCAATGAAAGTATTCCTGCTATTGCTCTAGTTCCAAAGTTTAAAGTTGTTAACAACGAAAAGTTTTGTCAgactgaagaggaaagtgtgacaaaTATACAATCATTTTGTAAACCTAAGGAGGATTTAGCTCATGAGAATTTGTGTTTCACTGATCATTTTACTTGTGATGATGATCAGGATCCTGATGTTTTTGAATTCCAGCACCAAGATTTCCCTGATGCAGGAGGCAACTTGGCAAACATATGGAAGAATAATCCTAGGGTGTCAGAGGCTCCTCATCCTCGTAATATATGGCAAGTACAAGTTGATAGTGAACCAGATGCTTGGTCACAAATTAATGATGTTGAGCACAGTTGTGTTGCTGCGTCAGATGGAGCCTggatagaaagagagaatgaaggaGCCACTGGATGGATTAATGATAATTTTCCTGTACCTGTAGAAATAGATTGTCATAAAAAGTCAGGAGCTGTTGTAATACCAACATCATTAGCATCATTATGGCATCATCATAGTCCCCCATCATCCCCATCAAATCCAGCATCTATTAACAATCTTGAAGCTCTTTGGGCTGGCTTTAAACCCCCGTACAATGAGGATACTGGACCTGACAATGGTCGTAGCAAAATGTATGTTATCACAAATCCAACTACATACATCCCAGGTAAACTTCAAGAAAGTTGTCAATTGATATCCTCTTTATCTGAAATAGGCCCTTGGAAGCAGCTTTCGTCTGTAAATGATGTTGGCAGAAGTGACAAGCTATGTAGAGAAAAGTCCATTTTTAATAGCCAACATATCCAACTGAGAGAGACTCAAGAGGACAGTAG AAATGCGTGCATAGGCCCAGTCAGTGAAAATCCAGCTGTTTGTAATAAATTACGACTTGAAGTTGATCGCGAAGCAGATGAATTACTAGGAGCAGTTCATGCTCAGACTGTCAGTGATGCAACACAGCTCTTTATTAATCCAGCTGTTTTTGGAAGTTCATGTGAGGGTCTTCAAGAAAACCCTTCACCTAGGCCTCTGCATGAGCGAATGAAAAAGAGTGCTCAGTTTAATAATTGTACAAGGAGAGAGATGGTCTTCAGTAGTAACTTTGTCAATGTTAAGGAAAGGGAAGGTGAACGTGAAGATTTAGATGATCTAGCACCTGGGTGGGAATTTAATGATGGATTTGAATGGGAGCACCAACCACATGCTGCAGATGAAGATGAG GAACTTGGAgatgttggtgatgatgatgatggagaggGTGGAGAAATCCTCGTTTATGAATCTGCTGATGGTACAACATACACTATCCCTGTGGAATACCTAGATGATTCCTTGTATGATCAGATCTTTGGAACAAATCCTTCTGATAATCAAGTTTTGGGTGGCTCACTTCCTGATCTTCCATCTGGACACCCTTctaaaatacatttttcatgtgaattagaagaagaatggaagaagaGTGGCATTCCCTACAAG GTTCAGTTGCCACGAAAACCAAGACCAGGAAGATGGTTACCTCCTTCACGCCGCCCTTGCACATTCTTCATGGAGGGAAGCTGCCGTCGAAGTGACTGCAAATTCTCCCACGACTTGGCATCCATCACCTGCAGGTTCTGGGAAGAGGGCTCTTGCCTGAAGGGCATCACCTGCCCCTTCCTGCACGGTTACCCCCT GCGACGCCGTCGTAATAAGAGTGAAGGTGCAGCCGTGCACAATGTTGGAGAAAAGTTAGACCATCATGGCTCATCCTTTGAAATTGATTCTGAAATGGATTTTCCTACGCTAGGGTCATCATGTGAAAGCAAA